One Streptomyces sp. NBC_01210 genomic region harbors:
- a CDS encoding ParA family protein produces the protein MTSPSPGDREKVVSKLPAGLQQDLKIRTAQHGIDIQHAVEAGITAWRGLGANLSPIDTAGAKSFSTWLPPGHWDNFRKDCTARGVSIVQGLSQSVQVWLDKNPAPHVQRPVVVKRRIVCNQKGGVGKTAVTAGIGEALAEDSDSLHPVRISKHFAALLSEDEEDSPLDYEDLPGLGQRVLLVDFDPQCHLTKQLGHEPLPLEGDSLTKHMAGEGKGELRDLIVEVAEERFGDRLHLLPACTDAFLLDVKLSGVRAREAALERALAPLEDNYDAILVDCPPSLGLSMDAAAYYGRRRPGEEPGNSGVLVVVQAEDSSADAYGLLTSQIEDLRSDMGLELEYLGIVVNHYDARRGYIATSSLENWMGIKDPRVLGVIGDLKEQKEAVRVKRPLLAYSPRCDQSVAMRALAREIS, from the coding sequence ATGACATCGCCCTCCCCAGGCGACCGGGAAAAGGTCGTCTCCAAGCTCCCAGCCGGGCTGCAGCAGGACTTGAAGATCCGTACAGCGCAGCACGGAATCGACATCCAGCACGCGGTCGAAGCGGGCATCACGGCCTGGCGCGGGCTGGGCGCGAACCTCTCCCCCATCGACACCGCGGGCGCCAAGTCCTTCTCGACCTGGCTTCCACCCGGCCATTGGGACAACTTCCGCAAGGACTGCACTGCGCGAGGCGTATCGATAGTCCAAGGCCTCTCCCAGTCCGTTCAGGTGTGGCTGGACAAAAACCCGGCTCCTCACGTGCAACGGCCCGTCGTCGTCAAGCGCCGCATCGTCTGCAACCAGAAGGGCGGAGTCGGCAAGACCGCCGTCACCGCTGGCATCGGCGAAGCGCTCGCCGAGGACTCCGACAGCCTCCACCCCGTTCGGATCTCCAAGCACTTCGCTGCCCTCCTGAGTGAGGACGAGGAAGACTCACCTCTCGACTACGAAGACCTGCCCGGCCTCGGACAGCGAGTCCTGCTCGTCGACTTCGACCCGCAGTGCCACCTGACCAAGCAACTCGGGCACGAGCCTCTCCCCCTCGAGGGCGACAGCCTCACCAAGCACATGGCCGGTGAGGGCAAGGGTGAACTGCGTGACCTTATCGTCGAGGTCGCCGAGGAACGCTTCGGAGACCGGCTGCACCTGCTTCCTGCATGCACCGATGCGTTCCTCCTCGATGTCAAGCTGTCCGGCGTGCGCGCCCGGGAAGCTGCTCTCGAGCGGGCCCTCGCTCCGCTCGAGGACAACTACGACGCCATCCTGGTGGACTGCCCCCCCAGCCTCGGGCTGAGCATGGACGCAGCCGCCTACTACGGCCGCAGACGCCCCGGCGAGGAGCCCGGCAACTCCGGCGTACTGGTCGTCGTCCAGGCCGAAGACAGCTCCGCCGACGCATACGGACTCCTTACCTCTCAAATCGAGGACCTGCGCAGCGACATGGGCCTCGAACTCGAGTACCTCGGCATCGTGGTGAACCACTACGACGCCCGCCGCGGCTACATCGCCACGTCCTCCCTCGAGAACTGGATGGGAATAAAGGATCCGCGTGTCCTCGGCGTCATCGGAGACCTGAAGGAGCAGAAGGAAGCTGTGCGGGTGAAGCGGCCACTGCTCGCCTACTCCCCCAGGTGCGATCAGTCAGTGGCCATGCGCGCACTGGCCCGGGAGATCTCATGA
- a CDS encoding IS110 family transposase has protein sequence MAAIWAGIDADKSHHHCVAIDESGRRLLSRRVANDEPELLALLADVLALGDEVTWGIDLADGGAALAIAILLNHDQPVLYLSGRAIHRASEGYRGEGKTDAKDAAVIADQARIRRDLHPLRAGDETVTDLKILTGRRRDLVADRTRTVNRLRAQLTGIFPGLERALDLTNTGPLILLTGYQTPAALRRIGRKRLETWLRNRKAHRADQLAETAFEAAERQHTSLPGERLTARMVHTLAAEVMGLNQQVAEIDKLIEARFREHHDFEVITSMPGLGVILGAEFLAATGGDMSVFGTPDRLAGFGGVAPAPRDSGKISGNLRRPQRYNRRLQRVFYTSALFSIRRCEESRRFYDRKRAEGKRHTQAVLALARRRVNVLWALLRDGRCYELTPPTALAA, from the coding sequence ATGGCCGCGATCTGGGCCGGCATCGACGCAGACAAGAGTCACCACCACTGCGTCGCGATCGACGAGAGCGGCCGTCGGCTGCTGTCCCGACGCGTCGCCAACGACGAACCCGAACTGCTCGCACTCCTCGCCGACGTCCTGGCCCTGGGCGACGAGGTGACCTGGGGCATCGACCTGGCCGACGGCGGAGCCGCCCTCGCCATCGCGATCCTCCTCAACCACGACCAACCGGTGCTCTACCTCTCCGGCCGGGCCATCCACCGCGCGTCCGAGGGCTACCGCGGCGAAGGCAAGACCGATGCCAAGGACGCCGCCGTCATCGCCGACCAGGCCCGTATCCGCCGCGACCTGCACCCCTTACGGGCTGGCGACGAGACCGTCACCGATCTGAAGATCCTCACCGGACGGCGCAGGGACTTGGTCGCCGACCGCACCCGCACAGTCAACCGGCTCCGCGCCCAACTCACCGGCATCTTCCCTGGCCTGGAGCGCGCGCTCGACCTCACCAACACCGGCCCGCTCATCTTGCTGACCGGCTACCAAACGCCGGCTGCCCTCCGCCGGATCGGCCGCAAGAGGCTGGAAACCTGGCTGCGCAACCGCAAGGCCCACCGCGCCGACCAACTGGCCGAGACAGCCTTCGAGGCCGCCGAGCGGCAGCACACCAGCCTGCCGGGCGAGAGGCTGACCGCCCGGATGGTGCACACGCTGGCGGCGGAGGTGATGGGTCTCAACCAGCAGGTCGCCGAGATCGACAAGCTCATCGAGGCCCGGTTTCGCGAGCACCACGACTTCGAAGTGATCACCAGCATGCCGGGCCTGGGCGTCATCCTTGGCGCCGAGTTCCTGGCCGCTACCGGCGGCGACATGAGCGTCTTCGGCACTCCCGACCGGCTCGCCGGCTTCGGCGGTGTCGCCCCGGCACCCCGGGACTCCGGGAAGATCAGCGGCAACCTGCGGCGCCCCCAGAGATATAACCGTAGGCTCCAACGCGTCTTCTACACCTCCGCCTTGTTCAGCATCCGAAGGTGCGAGGAGTCCCGCCGGTTCTACGACCGCAAACGAGCCGAGGGCAAGCGCCATACCCAGGCCGTCCTCGCTCTCGCACGGCGCCGCGTCAACGTTCTCTGGGCCCTCCTGCGGGACGGACGGTGTTACGAGCTCACGCCGCCGACGGCCCTCGCGGCTTGA
- a CDS encoding ParB/RepB/Spo0J family partition protein translates to MSSKASALGTGSSFQQAQSISPRRAAINAATKAPTDGAPPPVELPVSLISLNPVNPRSKLGDLTDLAGSLRDHGQKTAISIMSRFSYLEANPDREGELEEGTKYVVIDGNSRLAAAREGGLTKIKVMLDEDLGSNPDEILESALVANIHRQDLDHLDEARALEQLLGVHGTQEALAARLHRSQGWVSQRIALLGLTPELQQKLETGEEPADLLRLVGRKKPEEQEHHLQQLKDKRAKEKADKQDRVKQQRRSSTEGERTAGLKSAPPSQAGTADPADRTAETDDDYYDVMNPAVDASDSQGQPTAAVPDPRAEPASKPPQIKMPWADGAASMDIIFSKVLAPERRRMIGRYLELLGGPEAFVADLAAASSPEYRQQVAELLLKDL, encoded by the coding sequence ATGAGCAGCAAAGCATCCGCACTCGGCACCGGCAGCTCGTTCCAGCAGGCCCAGTCCATCAGTCCCCGGCGGGCAGCCATCAACGCTGCCACCAAGGCCCCGACTGACGGCGCGCCACCGCCGGTTGAACTCCCCGTCTCCTTGATCAGCTTGAATCCCGTCAACCCCAGGTCGAAGCTGGGTGACTTGACCGATCTGGCGGGCAGCCTGCGCGACCACGGGCAGAAGACGGCCATCAGCATCATGTCCCGCTTCTCCTACCTCGAGGCCAACCCCGACCGCGAGGGAGAACTGGAGGAGGGAACCAAGTACGTCGTCATCGACGGCAACTCCCGCCTCGCCGCGGCCCGCGAAGGCGGTCTCACCAAGATCAAGGTGATGCTGGACGAGGACCTCGGCAGCAACCCCGACGAGATCCTGGAGTCAGCACTCGTCGCGAACATCCACCGCCAGGACCTGGACCACCTGGACGAGGCCAGGGCCCTCGAGCAGCTGCTCGGCGTGCACGGCACGCAGGAAGCCCTGGCCGCCCGCCTCCACCGGTCCCAAGGCTGGGTCTCACAGCGGATCGCCCTGCTCGGCCTCACCCCGGAGCTGCAGCAGAAGCTCGAGACGGGGGAGGAGCCTGCAGATCTGCTCCGGCTGGTCGGGCGCAAAAAGCCGGAAGAGCAGGAGCACCACCTGCAGCAGCTGAAGGACAAACGGGCCAAGGAGAAGGCCGACAAGCAGGACAGAGTGAAGCAGCAGCGGCGCAGCTCTACCGAGGGGGAGCGGACCGCAGGGCTGAAGTCAGCCCCCCCGTCACAAGCCGGCACGGCGGATCCCGCTGACAGGACGGCAGAGACTGATGACGATTATTACGACGTAATGAACCCGGCCGTCGACGCGTCCGACTCGCAGGGGCAACCGACGGCGGCTGTTCCCGATCCTCGTGCAGAGCCCGCGAGCAAGCCGCCTCAGATCAAGATGCCATGGGCAGACGGTGCGGCCAGCATGGACATCATCTTCTCGAAGGTGCTCGCGCCCGAACGGCGCAGGATGATCGGACGCTACCTGGAACTGCTCGGAGGCCCCGAGGCGTTCGTGGCCGACTTGGCAGCCGCCAGCAGCCCCGAGTACCGCCAGCAGGTCGCCGAACTTCTCTTGAAGGACCTGTAG